In Candidatus Poribacteria bacterium, the following are encoded in one genomic region:
- a CDS encoding HNH endonuclease, which translates to MPRPYKKFFEGKNNRRIKNVKFRKRNFNRMRLVVSDGRKCAYCGLEEVPLEIDHIIPKSRGGANRLQNLALSCKECNLGKGNKLPHEIEDNDLRERVIRVRRHANSRKS; encoded by the coding sequence ATGCCGAGGCCATACAAGAAATTTTTTGAAGGAAAAAATAATAGACGGATAAAAAATGTTAAATTTAGAAAACGCAATTTTAACAGAATGAGGCTTGTTGTTAGTGATGGCAGGAAGTGTGCTTATTGCGGATTAGAAGAAGTTCCTTTAGAAATAGATCACATAATTCCTAAAAGCAGAGGAGGTGCTAATAGATTACAGAATCTTGCCTTATCCTGTAAGGAATGTAATTTAGGGAAAGGTAATAAATTGCCTCATGAAATAGAGGATAACGATTTAAGGGAGCGTGTGATTCGTGTAAGAAGACATGCGAATAGTAGAAAATCATGA